In the Thalassoglobus sp. JC818 genome, one interval contains:
- the rpoN gene encoding RNA polymerase factor sigma-54 — MHLNVSQQMKMSQQMKLAPRMIQSMEILQLPLAALQERIDQELSENVVLEQVTKKDEQSSNSSSEETAVDDAPRGEIEKRELGDDNSNNASDFERLVEISQEWPEDNYTSGSKPSSNRMQDDLDRQHDVMANAENRPKTLHEHLLEQFHCDTPSRLQEFGDYLIHNLDANGRLQSSLPELVQVFGSRIDLEDAEETLRIVQSLDPPGVGARDLKECLLLQMTPTTPLREIMVNLITNHLDDILQNRLPLIERKTGYSMDAIKSAIEQMRTLDPFPGRGFENPEVQAVTPDLRVVKDDNGKYTIELIDEYIPELRINRRYIKMLEANPDEATKEFIKKKVESAKWLIDSIEQRYNTLKKVAQTIVDEQTEFLELGPEHIKPLKMQDVADVVGVHVTTVSRAVDDKYVATPRGIFPLKRFFGGGTKTADGEDVAWENIRLKLKEIVDGEDKSSPLSDDALVAELAKHGYQLARRTVTKYRQAMNIPSSRQRREY, encoded by the coding sequence AGAGAACGTTGTTCTCGAACAGGTCACGAAGAAGGACGAACAGTCGTCCAACTCGTCGAGCGAAGAGACGGCGGTCGATGATGCTCCTCGTGGCGAGATTGAGAAGCGAGAACTCGGCGACGACAATTCGAACAATGCTTCCGACTTTGAACGGCTCGTCGAAATCTCTCAGGAGTGGCCCGAAGACAATTACACGTCAGGGTCAAAGCCGTCCAGCAATCGAATGCAGGATGACCTTGATCGTCAGCACGACGTCATGGCTAATGCGGAGAATCGTCCGAAGACCCTGCATGAACACCTTCTTGAACAGTTTCACTGCGATACGCCGAGTCGACTTCAGGAATTCGGCGATTACCTGATTCACAATCTCGATGCCAACGGGCGCCTGCAAAGTTCGCTTCCGGAACTCGTTCAAGTTTTCGGATCGCGGATCGACTTGGAAGATGCTGAAGAAACGCTGCGGATCGTACAGAGTCTTGATCCGCCCGGAGTTGGAGCTCGCGACCTCAAAGAGTGCCTGCTTTTGCAGATGACGCCGACCACTCCGCTCCGCGAGATCATGGTCAACTTGATCACCAATCATCTCGATGACATTCTGCAAAACCGTCTCCCACTTATTGAAAGGAAGACCGGTTATTCGATGGACGCGATCAAGTCGGCCATCGAGCAGATGAGAACGCTCGATCCGTTTCCGGGTCGCGGGTTTGAGAACCCGGAAGTGCAGGCTGTGACTCCGGACCTGCGAGTGGTCAAAGATGACAACGGCAAATACACCATCGAACTGATCGATGAGTACATTCCTGAGCTTCGAATCAACCGTCGTTATATCAAGATGCTGGAAGCGAATCCTGATGAAGCGACCAAGGAATTCATCAAGAAGAAAGTGGAGTCGGCCAAGTGGCTGATTGACTCCATCGAACAGCGATACAACACACTGAAGAAAGTTGCGCAAACGATTGTCGATGAGCAGACAGAATTTCTCGAGCTCGGTCCTGAACACATCAAACCGCTAAAAATGCAGGATGTTGCCGACGTCGTGGGAGTGCATGTTACGACAGTCTCCCGGGCTGTCGATGACAAATACGTCGCCACACCACGTGGGATCTTTCCTTTAAAACGTTTCTTCGGAGGCGGGACGAAGACCGCCGATGGTGAGGACGTTGCCTGGGAAAATATCCGATTGAAACTCAAAGAGATTGTGGACGGCGAAGACAAATCGAGCCCTCTCAGCGACGATGCACTCGTCGCCGAACTTGCGAAACACGGTTATCAACTGGCTCGACGGACGGTGACGAAATATCGCCAGGCGATGAATATTCCATCATCGCGACAACGACGAGAATACTGA